From a single Eleginops maclovinus isolate JMC-PN-2008 ecotype Puerto Natales chromosome 20, JC_Emac_rtc_rv5, whole genome shotgun sequence genomic region:
- the idh3b gene encoding isocitrate dehydrogenase [NAD] subunit beta, mitochondrial isoform X2 encodes MMAAALRGSLVSLVKGLSGPRWQQLASRPVSVSAALCGPEAPPARADATFKVTMVPGDGVGPELMTAVKEVFKAGDVPVEFEEFHLSEVQNMASEEKLEQVLTSMKTNKVAMKGKIHTPMEFKGELASYEMRLRRKLDLFANVVHVNSLPGYSTRHNNLDLVIIREQTEGEYSSLEHESVPGVIECLKIITRVKSRRIAKFAFDYATKKGRSKVTAVHKANIMKLGDGLFLQSCAEIAELYPKIKYENIIIDNCCMQLVQNPYQFDVLVMPNLYGNIIDNLAAGLVGGAGVVPGESYSGEYAVFETGARHPFAQAVGRNIANPTAMLLSAANMLKHLNLDYHSNMVSDAVKRVIKQGKVRTGDLGGYASSDEFTRAVIANMAV; translated from the exons ATGATGGCGGCCGCCTTGAGAGGAAGCTTGGTATCATTGGTCAAG ggTCTGAGCGGCCCCCGGTGGCAGCAGCTGGCCTCTCGACCAGTGAGTGTGTCTGCCGCTCTCTGTGGCCCCGAGGCCCCCCCAGCCCGTGCTGATGCTACCTTTAAGGTCACCATGGTGCCAGGGGACGGAGTGGGACCCGAGCTGATGACTGCCGTCAAGGAAGTGTTTAAG GCAGGAGATGTCCCGGTGGAGTTTGAGGAGTTTCACCTAAGCGAGGTACAGAACATGGCCAGCgaggagaagctggagcagGTTTTAACCTCCATGAAGACCAACAAAGTGGCCATGAAAG GAAAGATCCACACACCCATGGAGTTCAAAGGGGAGCTGGCTTCATATGAGATGAGACTGAG GCGTAAGCTGGACCTATTCGCTAACGTGGTTCATGTGAACAGCCTGCCGGGCTACAGCACCCGCCACAACAACCTGGACCTGGTCATCATCCGCGAACAGACCGAGGGGGAATACAGCTCCCTGGAGCACGAG AGTGTGCCAGGTGTGATCGAATGCTTGAAGATCATCACCCGAGTGAAGTCACGGCGTATTGCCAAGTTCGCCTTTGATTACGCCACCAAGAAGGGACGAAGCAAGGTCACTGCTGTTCACAAGGCCAACATCAT GAAACTTGGTGATGGCCTGTTTCTGCAGAGCTGTGCTGAGATTGCAGAACTTTACCCCAAAATCAAATATGAGAACATAATCATTGATAACTGTTGCATGCAG CTCGTGCAGAACCCATACCAGTTTGACGTGCTGGTGATGCCCAACCTGTACGGGAACATCATTGATAACCTGGCAGCGGGGCTGGTTGGAGGAGCTGGAGTTGTTCCTGGAGAAAGCTACAGTGGAGAGTATGCTGTGTTTGAGACT GGTGCGCGCCACCCCTTTGCACAGGCTGTAGGGAGGAACATTGCTAACCCCACAGCCATGCTGCTCAGTGCCGCTAACATGCTCAAGCACCTCAA CCTGGATTATCACTCCAATATGGTGTCAGATGCTGTCAAGAGGGTCATCAAACAGGGCAAG GTGCGCACCGGGGACCTGGGGGGCTATGCCTCGAGCGACGAGTTCACCCGGGCTGTCATTGCTAACATGGCAGTGTAA
- the wdr1 gene encoding WD repeat-containing protein 1, with protein sequence MPYELKHVFASLPQMERGVAKVIGGDPKGNNFLYTNGKCVIIRNIANPAIADIYTEHAHTVTVAKYAPSGYYIASGDASGRIRIWDTTQKEHLLKYEYTPLSGKVKDIAWTEDSKRIAAVGDGREKFGAVFLWDSGSSVGEVSGHSKLINSVDIKQKRPYRLATASDDTSGSFFEGPPFKFKFTLRDHSQFVNCVRFSPDGNRFVTAGADGQMFLYDGKEGTLISTLGGEKAHKGGIYAVSWSPDSSQLISASGDKTVKLWDVGAGTAVTTFNLGSDVTDQQLGCLWQNEHLLTVSLSGYINYLDKNNPDRPIRTVKGHSKSIQCVTVHKKDGRPHIYSGSHDGHINIWDAETGENDCFLGKGHSNQVSQMVTDESNELVTCSMDDTVRYTNLNKTEYSASDVVKMDFQPKSVSAAAGGLSLAVCIGQVVLLKDKKKVFTMDNLDYEAEVGALNPGGSTAAVGGADGKVRLYSVQGNTLKDEGKTIEVAGAITDMAYSNDGAYLALIDDKKVTSVFTVADDYSVKNNFYGHHAKPVTLAWSPDNEHFATGGMDMMVFIWTVSDPDKRIKMPDSHRLHHVSGLAWVDEHTLVTTSHDASVKQWTITY encoded by the exons ATGCCGTATGAACTGA aacATGTGTTCGCCAGTCTCCCACAGATGGAGAGGGGAGTCGCAAAAGTGATTGGTGGCGATCCCAAAGGCAATAACTTCCTGTATACCAACGGGAAGTGTGTCATCATCAGGAACATTGCA AACCCGGCCATAGCAGACATTTACACCGAACATGCCCACACAGTTACTGTTGCCAAGTATGCTCCCAGCGGATACTACATTGCATCTGGAG atGCATCAGGTAGGATCCGTATCTGGGACACCACCCAGAAGGAGCACCTGCTCAAGTACGAGTACACCCCTTTATCAGGCAAGGTCAAGGACATTGCATGGACTGAGGACAGCAAGAGGATCGCTGCTGTTGGGGACGGACGAGAGAA ATTCGGGGCCGTGTTCCTGTGGGACTCTGGCTCCTCAGTGGGGGAAGTTTCCGGCCATTCCAAATTAATCAACAGCGTGGACATAAAGCAGAAACGCCCTTACCGACTCGCCACGGCCAGCGACGACACCAGTGGGTCCTTCTTCGAGGGTCCTCCCTTCAAGTTCAAGTTCACATTACGC GACCACAGCCAGTTTGTCAACTGTGTGCGTTTCTCTCCTGATGGAAATCGGTTTGTAACAGCTGGAGCTGATGGCCAG ATGTTCCTCTATGATGGAAAAGAAGGTACTCTCATCAGCACACTGGGTGGAGAGAAGGCCCACAAAGGAGGAATCTACGCT GTCAGCTGGAGCCCTGACAGCTCCCAACTGATCTCTGCCTCAGGGGACAAGACGGTGAAACTGTGGGATGTCGGTGCAGGAACGGCCGTCACCACCTTCAACCTGGGCTCTGATGTGACAGACCAGCAGCTGGGCTGTCTGTGGCAGAACGAGCACCTCCTCACCGTCTCCTTGTCAGGCTACATCAACTACCTGGACAAGAACAACCCGGACCGGCCCATTCGCACTGTCAAG GGTCACAGCAAATCAATCCAGTGTGTGACGGTTCACAAAAAAGACGGGCGACCTCACATCTACTCTGGGAGTCACGATGGACACATCAATATC TGGGATGCGGAAACTGGGGAGAACGACTGCTTCTTAGGGAAGGGCCACAGCAACCAGGTGAGCCAGATGGTGACCGACGAATCCAACGAGCTGGTGACGTGCAGCATGGACGACACGGTGCGCTACACCAACCTCAACAAGACGGAGTACAG TGCTTCTGATGTGGTGAAGATGGATTTCCAGCCTAAAAGTGTGTCTGCCGCTGCAGGAGGGCTGTCACTGGCTGTCTGCATTGGGCAG GTTGTCTTGCTGAAGGACAAGAAGAAAGTCTTCACAATGGACAATCTCGACTATGAAGCAGAGGTTGGAGCCCTCAACCCGGGGGGGTCCACTGCAGCGGTGGGGGGAGCA gaTGGGAAAGTCCGTCTGTACTCTGTTCAGGGCAACACTCTGAAGGACGAGGGGAAAACAATCGAGGTTGCAGGAGCGATCACCGACATGGCCTACTCTAACGACGGGGCCTATCTGGCTCTTATCGATGATAAGAAAGTCACCTCCGTTTTTACTGTGGCTGACGACTACTCG GTCAAAAATAACTTTTACGGACACCACGCCAAGCCAGTGACTTTGGCTTGGTCACCTGACAACGAGCACTTTGCCACCGGTGGGATGGACATGATGGTGTTTATCTGGACGGTTTCCGATCCAGACAAGAGGATTAAGATGCCAG ACTCTCACCGGTTGCACCACGTAAGCGGCCTGGCCTGGGTGGACGAGCACACTCTGGTCACCACCTCCCACGATGCCAGCGTCAAGCAGTGGACTATTACATACTGA
- the idh3b gene encoding isocitrate dehydrogenase [NAD] subunit beta, mitochondrial isoform X1, with translation MMAAALRGSLVSLVKGLSGPRWQQLASRPVSVSAALCGPEAPPARADATFKVTMVPGDGVGPELMTAVKEVFKAGDVPVEFEEFHLSEVQNMASEEKLEQVLTSMKTNKVAMKGKIHTPMEFKGELASYEMRLRRKLDLFANVVHVNSLPGYSTRHNNLDLVIIREQTEGEYSSLEHESVPGVIECLKIITRVKSRRIAKFAFDYATKKGRSKVTAVHKANIMKLGDGLFLQSCAEIAELYPKIKYENIIIDNCCMQLVQNPYQFDVLVMPNLYGNIIDNLAAGLVGGAGVVPGESYSGEYAVFETGARHPFAQAVGRNIANPTAMLLSAANMLKHLNLDYHSNMVSDAVKRVIKQGKVRTRDLGGYSTTTDIVRAVTENLRHRPVR, from the exons ATGATGGCGGCCGCCTTGAGAGGAAGCTTGGTATCATTGGTCAAG ggTCTGAGCGGCCCCCGGTGGCAGCAGCTGGCCTCTCGACCAGTGAGTGTGTCTGCCGCTCTCTGTGGCCCCGAGGCCCCCCCAGCCCGTGCTGATGCTACCTTTAAGGTCACCATGGTGCCAGGGGACGGAGTGGGACCCGAGCTGATGACTGCCGTCAAGGAAGTGTTTAAG GCAGGAGATGTCCCGGTGGAGTTTGAGGAGTTTCACCTAAGCGAGGTACAGAACATGGCCAGCgaggagaagctggagcagGTTTTAACCTCCATGAAGACCAACAAAGTGGCCATGAAAG GAAAGATCCACACACCCATGGAGTTCAAAGGGGAGCTGGCTTCATATGAGATGAGACTGAG GCGTAAGCTGGACCTATTCGCTAACGTGGTTCATGTGAACAGCCTGCCGGGCTACAGCACCCGCCACAACAACCTGGACCTGGTCATCATCCGCGAACAGACCGAGGGGGAATACAGCTCCCTGGAGCACGAG AGTGTGCCAGGTGTGATCGAATGCTTGAAGATCATCACCCGAGTGAAGTCACGGCGTATTGCCAAGTTCGCCTTTGATTACGCCACCAAGAAGGGACGAAGCAAGGTCACTGCTGTTCACAAGGCCAACATCAT GAAACTTGGTGATGGCCTGTTTCTGCAGAGCTGTGCTGAGATTGCAGAACTTTACCCCAAAATCAAATATGAGAACATAATCATTGATAACTGTTGCATGCAG CTCGTGCAGAACCCATACCAGTTTGACGTGCTGGTGATGCCCAACCTGTACGGGAACATCATTGATAACCTGGCAGCGGGGCTGGTTGGAGGAGCTGGAGTTGTTCCTGGAGAAAGCTACAGTGGAGAGTATGCTGTGTTTGAGACT GGTGCGCGCCACCCCTTTGCACAGGCTGTAGGGAGGAACATTGCTAACCCCACAGCCATGCTGCTCAGTGCCGCTAACATGCTCAAGCACCTCAA CCTGGATTATCACTCCAATATGGTGTCAGATGCTGTCAAGAGGGTCATCAAACAGGGCAAG GTACGGACACGAGACCTTGGCGGTTACTCTACCACTACCGACATTGTGCGTGCTGTTACGGAAAACCTGCGTCACCGACCTGTTCGATAA